In the genome of Actinomadura graeca, one region contains:
- a CDS encoding C40 family peptidase yields the protein MCEARHSDRESRRTRVFPGRPRHGGTGERKQRIVRTAVIAAATGIAVSLPAGTQALAQLNPVVLKRLDLDAATLSKVKAYDRYRTREADQKEKARRALSFARKQIGKPYRWGAAGPRGYDCSGLAMASWRKAGVRLPRVTYSQYAGVRRKVRLKDLRPGDLIFFHGRSHVGIYLGGGRFLHAPNRGSTIRIDRLGAARKRQFAGAVRPGAPAYKKWSPSIRELVDKIDRMSAQEDAAQKDETEAQPSETTAPVFPGIGEFQMDGRKSGTAGGGTPPAVAPPPDPDPDPGAGAGPADAPGAVEPGPAVEPEPGPAAEPDPAAEPGPAAEPGTGPESEPVAPPAADDEPSDIETPAIEPRPATSGPVRPRPARPHGTHQKPRAPENLGKPAAGARPEAPAPRPRSGVRSWTTLADETAPETAADGG from the coding sequence ATGTGCGAAGCACGCCACTCGGATCGGGAGAGCCGCCGGACCCGGGTATTCCCCGGCCGGCCCCGCCACGGCGGGACGGGCGAACGAAAACAGAGGATCGTCCGGACGGCGGTCATCGCGGCCGCCACCGGCATCGCCGTGAGCCTCCCGGCCGGCACGCAGGCGCTGGCACAGCTGAATCCGGTCGTCCTGAAGAGGCTCGATCTGGACGCGGCGACGCTGAGCAAGGTCAAGGCGTACGACCGGTACCGCACCCGCGAGGCGGATCAGAAGGAGAAGGCGAGGAGGGCCCTGTCCTTCGCCCGCAAGCAGATCGGCAAGCCGTACCGGTGGGGCGCCGCAGGCCCGCGGGGGTACGACTGTTCGGGACTGGCGATGGCCTCGTGGCGCAAGGCGGGGGTGAGGCTGCCGCGCGTCACCTACTCCCAGTACGCGGGAGTGCGGCGCAAGGTGCGCCTCAAGGACCTGCGCCCCGGTGACCTGATCTTCTTCCACGGCCGCAGTCACGTGGGGATCTATCTCGGCGGCGGGAGGTTCCTGCACGCCCCGAACCGCGGCTCCACCATCCGGATCGACAGGCTCGGCGCCGCGCGCAAGAGGCAGTTCGCCGGGGCCGTGCGTCCGGGGGCGCCCGCCTACAAGAAATGGTCGCCGTCCATACGTGAACTGGTCGACAAGATCGACCGGATGAGCGCGCAGGAGGACGCCGCGCAAAAGGACGAGACCGAGGCGCAGCCGTCCGAAACCACGGCCCCGGTGTTCCCGGGGATAGGCGAATTCCAGATGGACGGCAGGAAGTCCGGGACGGCCGGCGGCGGCACGCCCCCGGCCGTCGCCCCGCCGCCCGACCCCGACCCCGACCCCGGGGCCGGGGCCGGGCCCGCGGACGCCCCGGGGGCCGTCGAACCGGGTCCCGCGGTCGAACCCGAGCCCGGGCCCGCGGCCGAACCCGATCCGGCGGCCGAGCCGGGCCCCGCGGCCGAACCGGGGACCGGGCCGGAGTCCGAGCCCGTGGCCCCGCCCGCGGCCGACGACGAGCCATCCGACATCGAGACGCCCGCGATCGAACCGCGGCCCGCGACGTCGGGTCCGGTCCGCCCGCGTCCCGCGAGGCCGCACGGGACGCACCAGAAGCCGCGCGCGCCCGAGAACCTCGGGAAGCCCGCCGCGGGCGCCCGGCCGGAGGCTCCGGCGCCCCGTCCGAGGTCCGGTGTCCGGTCCTGGACGACGCTCGCGGACGAGACGGCACCCGAGACGGCGGCCGACGGCGGCTGA
- a CDS encoding aldo/keto reductase, which translates to MDYTQLGRTGLKVSRLVLGTMNFGPETGEADSHAIMEAALDAGVNVVDTANVYGWAADKGRTEEIIGSWFAQGGGRREKTVLATKVYGDMGAPDAPWPNQGRLSALNIRHAAEASLRRLGTDHIDLYQFHHIDRSTPWEEIWQALDVLVQQGKVLYVGSSNFPGWGIARASETAARRGSLGLVSEQCLYNLVERRAEMEVIPAADAYGLGVIPWSPLQGGVLGGVLRKEREGGGSRSRSGRAAQMLADPAGRARIQAYEDLCEEHGAAPGDVGLAWLLSRPEVTGPIVGPRTRGQLDSALRAVELKLTEDFLEALDEIFPGPGPAPEAFAW; encoded by the coding sequence ATGGACTACACGCAGCTCGGCCGCACCGGCCTCAAGGTCAGCCGCCTGGTGCTCGGCACCATGAACTTCGGGCCGGAGACCGGCGAGGCCGACAGCCACGCGATCATGGAAGCGGCGCTGGACGCGGGCGTGAACGTCGTCGACACCGCGAACGTGTACGGCTGGGCCGCGGACAAGGGCCGCACCGAGGAGATCATCGGCTCCTGGTTCGCGCAGGGCGGCGGGCGCCGCGAGAAGACCGTCCTCGCGACGAAGGTCTATGGCGACATGGGGGCGCCGGACGCGCCGTGGCCGAACCAGGGCAGGCTGTCGGCGCTGAACATCCGGCACGCGGCCGAGGCGTCGCTGAGGAGGCTCGGCACCGACCACATCGACCTGTACCAGTTCCACCACATCGACAGGTCGACGCCCTGGGAGGAGATCTGGCAGGCGCTGGACGTGCTGGTGCAGCAGGGCAAGGTGCTGTACGTCGGATCGTCCAACTTCCCGGGCTGGGGCATCGCGCGGGCCAGCGAGACGGCCGCGCGGCGCGGGTCGCTCGGCCTCGTCAGCGAGCAGTGCCTGTACAACCTGGTGGAGCGGCGCGCGGAGATGGAGGTCATCCCGGCGGCGGACGCCTACGGGCTGGGCGTGATCCCGTGGTCGCCGCTCCAGGGCGGGGTGCTCGGCGGCGTGCTGCGCAAGGAGCGGGAGGGCGGCGGATCCCGGTCGCGGTCGGGACGCGCGGCACAGATGCTGGCCGACCCGGCGGGGCGGGCGCGGATACAGGCATACGAGGACCTGTGCGAGGAGCACGGGGCGGCGCCGGGCGACGTCGGCCTCGCGTGGCTGCTCAGCCGCCCGGAGGTCACCGGCCCGATCGTCGGGCCCCGCACCCGCGGTCAGCTCGACTCGGCCCTGCGCGCGGTCGAGCTGAAGCTGACGGAGGACTTCCTTGAGGCCCTGGACGAGATCTTCCCGGGCCCGGGCCCCGCGCCGGAGGCGTTCGCCTGGTGA
- a CDS encoding cytochrome P450, with protein MPVPTVPCAPGRLPLLGHGPRLVRDPVGLLQSLRGEGPVVRFHVGRRPVHVVNAPDLLRRMLVTDAGAFVRGLAYDRARPFLGDGLATADGDAHLRRRRLMLPSFHRARLLGYTGVMRAQADALAGSWRDGQRVAMDEALHRTSAAGALRALFRTDLDDAAVAEIDDCVTVFLREIPLRAVLPRFAERLPTPGNRRFARAAARLRRIVDGMIEERRGAPGTRDDLLSLLMDARDEDTGAGMTPRALRDEVMTILAGGSETVPSTLSWLYHELGRNPAVQARLQAELDTVLDGRPVEFADLHELSYTRRLIDETLRLHSVAWMMSRRARTDVDLGGYRIPAGAELLFSPTTLHRDPDLYPDPLRFDPDRWLTPPPREYFIPFGAGPRKCVGDHFSYIQMAVIVATVSARWSVAPVEGSRVRERASGALRPDHLPMTVTRRRRDGYGRPHGTSPRAAAYARASSAPASTVEQETRYGV; from the coding sequence ATGCCGGTCCCGACCGTCCCCTGCGCCCCCGGGCGCCTGCCGCTTCTCGGCCACGGGCCCCGCCTGGTCCGCGATCCCGTCGGGCTGCTCCAGTCGCTGCGCGGCGAGGGACCGGTCGTCCGGTTCCATGTCGGGCGGCGGCCGGTCCACGTGGTGAACGCGCCCGACCTCCTGCGCCGGATGCTGGTGACCGACGCCGGCGCCTTCGTCCGCGGCCTCGCCTACGACCGGGCGCGGCCGTTCCTCGGCGACGGCCTGGCCACCGCGGACGGCGACGCGCACCTGCGGCGCCGCCGGCTCATGCTGCCGTCGTTCCACCGCGCACGCCTGCTCGGCTACACCGGCGTCATGCGCGCGCAGGCCGACGCCCTGGCCGGGTCGTGGCGGGACGGGCAGCGCGTCGCCATGGACGAGGCGCTGCACCGCACGAGCGCCGCCGGCGCGCTGCGGGCCCTCTTCCGCACCGACCTGGACGACGCCGCCGTCGCCGAGATCGACGACTGCGTGACGGTGTTCCTGCGGGAGATCCCGCTGCGCGCGGTGCTCCCCCGCTTCGCCGAGCGCCTGCCGACGCCCGGCAACCGCAGGTTCGCCCGGGCCGCCGCGCGGCTGCGGCGGATCGTCGACGGGATGATCGAGGAGCGCCGGGGCGCCCCCGGCACGCGGGACGACCTGCTGTCCCTGCTGATGGACGCGCGGGACGAGGACACCGGCGCGGGCATGACACCCCGGGCGCTCCGCGACGAGGTCATGACGATCCTGGCGGGCGGCTCGGAGACCGTCCCGTCGACGCTGTCGTGGCTGTACCACGAACTGGGCCGGAACCCGGCCGTCCAGGCACGGCTCCAAGCGGAACTCGACACCGTCCTGGACGGGCGTCCCGTCGAGTTCGCCGACCTGCACGAGCTGTCCTACACGCGGCGCCTCATCGACGAGACCCTCCGGCTCCACAGCGTCGCGTGGATGATGTCCCGGCGCGCGCGCACAGACGTCGATCTGGGCGGGTACCGGATCCCCGCAGGAGCCGAGCTGCTGTTCAGCCCCACGACACTCCACCGGGACCCGGACCTCTACCCGGACCCGCTCCGCTTCGATCCCGACCGGTGGCTCACCCCGCCGCCACGCGAGTACTTCATCCCCTTCGGCGCGGGCCCCCGCAAATGCGTCGGCGACCACTTCTCCTATATCCAGATGGCCGTCATCGTCGCGACGGTGTCCGCGCGCTGGTCGGTGGCCCCGGTGGAGGGGAGCCGGGTCCGGGAGCGCGCGTCCGGGGCGCTGCGTCCCGACCATCTGCCGATGACGGTGACGCGCCGGCGA
- a CDS encoding Rieske 2Fe-2S domain-containing protein yields the protein MITTIPSISESRPLLPYPDGWYGVAFGDELRPGTVLRRRLMGEEVVLYRTRRGLPRAVRPYCPHLGAHLGHGSTVEGENLVCPFHRFAFAADGRCVATGDGAPPPRTGLEHLEIRELDGAVLLWWDAAGGPPRWEVPPVMTGGFPAPIRRCHRLTAHPQDIVENTIDMGHFTALHGYRSARIRDLEFDGAGMRADVVTWRGFPPLGALEFRFVARAYGLGVNSARGVVPSLGLEVQALFLQTPTGPGELELRALLALRFTRPRRPRVLTGPAAWLATRLIGPTMWADVREDFPIWNNRGYLHRPRLAGGDGPITPYRRWAAQFYTRTSSASRIREDFACELSQ from the coding sequence ATGATTACGACAATTCCCTCTATTTCCGAATCACGTCCGCTACTGCCCTATCCGGACGGCTGGTACGGCGTCGCGTTCGGCGACGAGCTGCGGCCCGGCACGGTGCTGCGCCGCCGCCTCATGGGCGAGGAGGTCGTCCTGTACCGCACCCGCCGGGGCCTGCCGCGCGCCGTCCGCCCGTACTGTCCCCACCTCGGCGCGCACCTCGGCCACGGGTCCACCGTCGAGGGCGAGAACCTCGTCTGCCCGTTCCACCGCTTCGCCTTCGCCGCGGACGGGAGGTGCGTCGCCACCGGCGACGGCGCCCCGCCGCCCAGGACGGGCCTGGAGCACCTGGAGATCCGCGAGCTCGACGGGGCCGTCCTGCTGTGGTGGGACGCGGCCGGCGGCCCGCCCCGGTGGGAGGTGCCGCCGGTGATGACCGGCGGCTTCCCCGCGCCGATCCGGCGGTGCCACCGGCTCACCGCGCATCCCCAGGACATCGTCGAGAACACCATCGACATGGGCCACTTCACCGCCCTGCACGGGTACCGGTCCGCCCGGATCCGGGACCTGGAGTTCGACGGCGCGGGCATGCGCGCGGACGTCGTCACATGGCGCGGCTTCCCGCCGCTCGGCGCGCTGGAGTTCCGCTTCGTCGCCCGCGCCTACGGCCTCGGCGTCAACTCGGCGCGGGGCGTCGTGCCGAGCCTCGGCCTGGAGGTGCAGGCGCTCTTCCTGCAGACCCCCACCGGACCCGGTGAACTGGAACTGCGCGCCCTGCTGGCGCTCCGCTTCACGCGGCCCCGCCGCCCGAGAGTGCTGACGGGCCCCGCGGCCTGGCTCGCCACCCGCCTCATCGGCCCGACCATGTGGGCGGACGTCCGGGAGGACTTCCCCATCTGGAACAACCGCGGCTACCTGCACCGCCCCAGGCTCGCGGGCGGGGACGGGCCCATCACCCCCTACCGCCGCTGGGCCGCCCAGTTCTACACGCGGACAAGCAGTGCAAGCCGGATCCGAGAGGACTTTGCTTGTGAATTGAGTCAATGA